One Bacillus sp. FJAT-52991 genomic region harbors:
- a CDS encoding transposase: MYRTLKTDFTAPQPTLQQLFHLRRICGTIWNKCVQLARYYYRIHGKWINKSDLQSELKGLYPLHSQTIQAVCHKFLRARDGVRQARKTNKSIRYPYKEKFVFHPKWVDKSFVLEGRKLILSLGRWKGKQQTPLVLTLASVPTGVVKEVELVYDGRWHACLSYEDGVNPLPVQDGHTVAIDPGEIHTIAAVSTSGQALVISGRKMRSVHRLRNKKVRELQIFMSRCQKGSRKWRQYHRAKKYILSKSERQLGDLLHKTTRAFVNWCVEQRVGHVALGDVEGIQRHTSKRNKRRKRIRSKQVNQKLSNWSFGKLTKQLAYKLEAVGVSLSKENEAYTTQACPACGKRNKVRSRNYRCSCGYERHRDVHGAGNILSKYLHGKFREVMVTGITYLRPIQA; encoded by the coding sequence CGTCCAGCTAGCCCGGTATTACTACCGGATTCACGGCAAGTGGATCAACAAAAGCGACCTTCAATCTGAACTCAAAGGTTTGTATCCTCTTCATAGTCAGACGATACAAGCGGTATGCCATAAGTTTTTGCGTGCCCGAGACGGTGTTCGCCAAGCGCGGAAAACGAATAAGTCCATCCGGTATCCATACAAGGAAAAGTTCGTGTTCCATCCAAAATGGGTCGACAAATCCTTCGTGTTGGAAGGACGAAAGCTGATACTTAGCCTAGGAAGATGGAAGGGAAAACAGCAGACACCACTCGTGTTGACACTCGCCTCGGTCCCAACCGGCGTGGTCAAAGAAGTGGAACTCGTCTACGACGGTCGGTGGCATGCCTGTTTGTCGTATGAAGACGGAGTCAACCCCCTACCGGTTCAAGACGGTCATACAGTAGCCATTGATCCAGGTGAGATTCATACGATTGCCGCCGTCAGTACCAGCGGACAAGCGCTTGTGATTTCTGGCAGGAAGATGCGCAGCGTTCACCGGTTGCGAAATAAAAAAGTGAGAGAATTGCAAATCTTCATGAGTCGGTGTCAAAAAGGGTCCAGGAAATGGCGCCAATACCACCGGGCGAAGAAGTACATTCTCTCGAAAAGCGAACGGCAGCTAGGGGATCTCCTGCACAAGACGACCCGTGCCTTTGTGAACTGGTGTGTGGAACAAAGGGTCGGGCATGTCGCTCTTGGCGATGTGGAAGGTATTCAGCGACACACAAGCAAGCGAAACAAACGGCGAAAACGCATCCGTTCCAAACAAGTAAACCAGAAGCTCAGCAACTGGAGCTTTGGAAAGCTGACGAAACAGTTAGCCTATAAATTAGAAGCAGTTGGTGTTTCGTTATCGAAAGAAAATGAGGCCTATACAACGCAAGCATGCCCTGCTTGCGGAAAACGCAACAAGGTCCGTTCGCGAAACTACCGATGTTCTTGCGGATATGAACGGCACCGGGATGTTCACGGTGCAGGGAACATCTTATCCAAGTATTTGCACGGGAAGTTTCGAGAAGTGATGGTGACTGGCATCACGTATCTACGTCCTATACAGGCGTAG
- a CDS encoding SMI1/KNR4 family protein, giving the protein MQNIWRIDKEKTKLTDDMVINAEKKLGVKLPSSYIELCKIQNGGYITYDAFPTSVPTGWADDHIGVDYIKGIDEEGILSNDYYIEEWELPKDILLICGDGHTWTAMDYRQTKEEPPIIYIDLEWRDDIFILELAPNFKTFLDGLFNYND; this is encoded by the coding sequence TTGCAAAACATATGGCGTATAGATAAAGAAAAAACAAAACTAACAGATGATATGGTTATAAATGCCGAAAAAAAGTTAGGTGTAAAATTACCAAGTTCTTATATTGAGTTATGCAAGATTCAAAACGGGGGATATATAACTTACGACGCTTTTCCAACTTCTGTTCCAACAGGCTGGGCTGATGACCACATTGGTGTTGACTACATTAAAGGAATTGATGAAGAGGGCATCCTTTCCAATGACTATTACATAGAAGAGTGGGAATTACCTAAAGATATTTTACTTATATGTGGAGATGGACATACGTGGACTGCAATGGATTACAGACAGACGAAAGAAGAACCTCCCATCATTTATATTGATTTAGAATGGAGAGACGATATTTTCATTTTGGAATTAGCACCAAATTTCAAAACATTTCTTGATGGTCTATTCAATTACAATGATTAG
- a CDS encoding SMI1/KNR4 family protein, with translation MSSLLYKNIGRLSLGRNKMLIISVLYLKSMGEFHHLKAGKKMKNYLQEFWGESDYFTISIQVKEKMIEEAEQQLGYKLPDSYIELIKIKNGGRPVNTIYPMTMYHIAIDGIRGIGGNNGIDGEDAKRKYKTQY, from the coding sequence ATGTCAAGCTTACTTTACAAAAATATAGGCAGACTTTCTTTGGGAAGGAATAAAATGTTAATAATTAGTGTGCTATACTTAAAATCGATGGGGGAATTTCATCATTTGAAAGCGGGGAAGAAAATGAAGAACTATTTACAAGAATTTTGGGGTGAATCGGATTATTTTACCATTTCTATACAAGTAAAAGAAAAGATGATTGAGGAAGCGGAGCAACAGTTAGGCTATAAGCTTCCAGACTCGTATATTGAATTAATTAAGATCAAGAATGGTGGAAGGCCTGTCAACACGATTTATCCGATGACGATGTATCATATCGCTATTGATGGGATTCGTGGAATTGGTGGGAATAACGGAATAGATGGTGAAGATGCAAAACGAAAGTACAAAACACAATATTAA